One window from the genome of Salvia splendens isolate huo1 chromosome 9, SspV2, whole genome shotgun sequence encodes:
- the LOC121748857 gene encoding uncharacterized protein LOC121748857: MLGAGVQFNRSRNCDDRFDSAAKARRSQNFMRRTQSQSDVCSRRSQRDELPQEKSVPESPTPAAEFSSLCNLERFLESIAPSVQAQHLSKMMVRDWRQCNAEFQPYFVLSDLWVAFKEWSAYGAGVPLLLNDTDSVVQYYVPYLSGIQLYANHSKSTTKLRRLGESDGEYCRDSSSDGSSDSELDGVPSPLSEHHMEFQEGFSSDEGESGSSEGSLLFEYLARDQPYCREPLADKISDLAREFPELRTLRSCDLLPSSWLSVAWYPIYRIPTGPTLKDLDACFLTFHSLHTPMTGNEAAQSPVFTYPSESDGVPQISLPAFGMASYKYKVSLWTPNAGNQRELANSLLQAADNWLNLLHVNHPDFSFFCRR, from the exons ATGTTGGGGGCAGGAGTGCAGTTCAATAGGAGTAGAAATTGCGACGATCGGTTTGACAGCGCCGCGAAGGCTCGCCGGAGCCAAAATTTCATGCGGAGAACTCAGAGTCAGAGCGATGTCTGCTCGAGGCGGAGCCAGCGCGATGAGTTGCCGCAGGAGAAGTCCGTGCCGGAGTCTCCGACGCCGGCGGCTGAGTTCTCGTCTCTGTGTAATTTGGAGAGATTTTTGGAATCAATCGCGCCTTCGGTCCAAGCGCAACATTTATCTaag ATGATGGTGAGGGACTGGAGACAATGCAATGCTGAGTTTCAGCCATACTTTGTGCTTAGTGATTTATGGGTGGCATTCAAGGAATGGAGTGCTTATGGCGCTGGAGTGCCTTTACTACTAAATGACACAGATAGCGTCGTTCAGTATTATGTTCCGTATTTATCAGGCATCCAGTTGTATGCCAACCATTCAAAGAGTACAACAAAGTTGAG GCGGCTTGGTGAAAGTGATGGAGAATATTGTAGGGATTCTAGTAGTGATGGAAGCAGTGACAGTGAACTGGATGGAGTACCATCCCCATTAAGTGAGCATCATATGGAATTTCAAGAAGGCTTTTCAAGTGATGAAGGCGAATCTGGAAGTTCAGAGGGCAGCTTGTTGTTTGAGTATCTTGCACGGGACCAACCATATTGCAGGGAACCTTTAGCAGACAAG ATATCTGATCTAGCTCGTGAATTCCCCGAGCTTAGAACTCTGAGAAGTTGTGATCTGCTTCCCTCCAGTTGGCTTTCTGTGGCCTG GTACCCAATTTACAGAATACCAACTGGGCCAACTCTTAAAGATTTGGATGCTTGCTTTCTAACTTTTCACTCTCTTCATACTCCCATGACAG GAAACGAAGCTGCGCAATCTCCAGTCTTCACTTATCCATCTGAGAGTGATGGTGTTCCACAGATTTCGCTGCCGGCTTTTGGCATGGCCTCATACAAGTACAAAGTCTCACTATGGACTCCGAATGCAGGAAATCAGCGGGAATTAGCAAATTCTCTCTTGCAAGCTGCTGACAATTGGCTGAACTTACTCCATGTCAATCACCCGGATTTCTCCTTCTTCTGCCGTAGGTAA
- the LOC121747251 gene encoding non-specific lipid-transfer protein 2, which translates to MNTKTACLAIFALAMLVLAQVEVSTAVTCNPLQLSPCAAAITSSGKPSGVCCAKLREQRPCLCQYMRNPNLQKFIKSPGAKRVSSACRIPYPKC; encoded by the coding sequence ATGAACACCAAAACAGCATGCCTAGCAATTTTTGCACTAGCAATGCTAGTTCTTGCCCAAGTGGAGGTGTCCACAGCCGTGACCTGCAACCCACTGCAGCTGAGCCCGTGCGCTGCCGCGATCACTTCATCGGGGAAGCCGAGTGGTGTCTGCTGCGCCAAGCTCAGGGAGCAGAGGCCATGCCTGTGCCAGTACATGAGGAATCCCAATCTACAGAAGTTTATCAAGTCTCCTGGTGCAAAGAGAGTTTCTAGTGCTTGCCGCATTCCCTATCCTAAATGCTAA